A part of Propioniciclava coleopterorum genomic DNA contains:
- a CDS encoding SOS response-associated peptidase codes for MCGRFAASESTEEIVETFLIEEVVDEPVPSFNVAPTDPVAAVVERVDKGTGEAVRKLVTPRWGLVPSWSKSAGGGARMINARSETVATKPAFAAAFAKRRCLIPADGYYEWTPGERDGKPYKQPWYLHPGDGRAGGFVMAGLYEFWRDPTDDSWLTTCTIITTEATDALGHIHDRMPMVIRPADWGSWLDPQRTDPADALPLLRTPEGLQTFQVSTAVNSVRNNGPELVAPWSR; via the coding sequence ATGTGTGGACGGTTCGCAGCGTCGGAGAGCACCGAGGAGATCGTCGAGACCTTCCTGATCGAGGAGGTCGTCGACGAGCCCGTTCCGAGCTTCAACGTGGCGCCGACCGACCCCGTGGCCGCGGTGGTCGAGCGCGTCGACAAGGGCACGGGCGAGGCCGTCCGGAAGCTGGTGACGCCGCGGTGGGGGCTCGTGCCGTCCTGGTCGAAGTCGGCCGGGGGCGGTGCGCGGATGATCAACGCCCGCTCCGAGACCGTCGCGACGAAGCCGGCGTTCGCGGCCGCCTTCGCCAAGCGGCGCTGCCTCATCCCCGCCGACGGCTACTACGAGTGGACGCCGGGGGAGCGCGACGGCAAGCCCTACAAGCAGCCCTGGTACCTGCACCCCGGCGACGGACGCGCCGGCGGGTTCGTCATGGCCGGGCTGTACGAGTTCTGGCGCGACCCGACCGACGACAGCTGGCTCACCACCTGCACCATCATCACCACCGAGGCGACGGACGCCCTGGGCCACATCCACGACCGGATGCCCATGGTGATCCGACCGGCGGACTGGGGGAGCTGGCTGGACCCGCAGCGGACCGACCCTGCGGACGCGCTGCCGCTGCTGCGCACCCCGGAGGGCCTGCAGACGTTCCAGGTCTCCACGGCCGTGAACAGCGTCCGCAACAACGGTCCGGAGCTCGTCGCCCCATGGTCACGATGA
- the rpsH gene encoding 30S ribosomal protein S8: MTMTDPIADMLTRLRNANQAYHDSTSMPHSKIKVGIAEILKQQGYITSYEVIDPAEGEVGKTLNITLKYGQNRERSIAGLRRISKPGLRVYAKSNALPKVLGGLGVAIISTSQGLLTDKEASRKSVGGEVLAYVW, translated from the coding sequence ATGACAATGACCGATCCGATCGCAGACATGCTGACGCGTCTGCGTAACGCCAACCAGGCGTACCACGACTCGACCTCCATGCCGCACAGCAAGATCAAGGTGGGTATCGCCGAGATCCTGAAGCAGCAGGGCTACATCACGTCCTACGAGGTCATCGACCCCGCCGAAGGCGAGGTCGGCAAGACCCTGAACATCACCCTGAAGTACGGCCAGAACCGCGAGCGTTCCATCGCGGGCCTGCGCCGGATCAGCAAGCCCGGCCTGCGCGTCTACGCCAAGAGCAACGCGCTGCCCAAGGTGCTCGGCGGCCTCGGCGTCGCGATCATCTCGACCTCGCAGGGCCTGCTGACCGACAAGGAAGCATCACGTAAGAGCGTCGGCGGCGAAGTGCTCGCCTACGTTTGGTGA
- the rpmD gene encoding 50S ribosomal protein L30, with translation MGKLRITQVKSANRAKKNQSETLRSLGLKKIGDVVEREDTPQFRGYANTVIHLVSVEEVE, from the coding sequence ATGGGCAAGCTCCGCATCACCCAGGTCAAGAGCGCGAACCGCGCGAAGAAGAACCAGTCCGAGACGCTCCGCAGCCTCGGGCTGAAGAAGATCGGTGACGTGGTCGAGCGTGAGGACACGCCGCAGTTCCGCGGCTATGCCAACACCGTCATCCACCTCGTCTCCGTCGAGGAGGTTGAGTGA
- a CDS encoding DUF1707 SHOCT-like domain-containing protein, which produces MPELPRSSKYRATPDAPLSDGERERIVARLNAAYEGGQVDADAYPRLLDTAFAARTLGEIAPVVEVVPGEVTYDVPAVVQAGTQPPGELAQAKSPSTGLVLGVAGAVVGAVLLLVLVIGVLGFLPF; this is translated from the coding sequence ATGCCTGAGCTGCCGCGATCCTCGAAATACCGCGCCACGCCCGACGCGCCCCTCTCGGATGGGGAACGCGAGCGCATCGTCGCGCGCCTGAACGCGGCGTACGAGGGCGGCCAGGTCGACGCCGACGCCTACCCCCGCCTGCTGGACACCGCCTTCGCCGCTCGGACGCTGGGGGAGATCGCCCCGGTCGTCGAGGTGGTGCCGGGCGAGGTCACCTACGACGTGCCGGCGGTCGTGCAGGCCGGCACGCAGCCCCCCGGGGAACTGGCGCAGGCCAAGAGCCCGTCGACGGGCCTGGTCCTGGGTGTCGCGGGGGCGGTGGTGGGCGCCGTCCTCCTGCTGGTGCTGGTGATCGGCGTCCTGGGTTTCCTCCCCTTCTGA
- a CDS encoding transglycosylase family protein, which yields MPLSPKLIAVATSAAVLIAGGATAVAASTQPAPQVTAVPAALIETPQAIEVLVWADGGAKRVSITDATVASALAAAELTLGEHDRVSPALGSQLTVGDSIKVSRVSVSQETQQVTLEFASTQVQDATLAKGETKVKTKGVAGLREDVVATTTVDGQVEGTELVSQTVVREPVNQVTAVGTKKAEVTSRSSERTPVPAPAKTTTKPKASTTPKPAAPKPTTPKPETSQPPASGGALDLRRADMWDRIAKCESTNRWNINTGNGYYGGLQFDLPTWRSVGGTDFAAYPHQASREQQITVANRLYDKRGLQPWGCRHAA from the coding sequence GTGCCTCTCTCACCCAAGCTCATCGCCGTCGCCACGAGCGCGGCCGTCCTGATCGCCGGTGGCGCCACCGCGGTCGCGGCCAGCACCCAGCCGGCCCCCCAGGTGACGGCGGTTCCCGCGGCCCTCATCGAGACCCCGCAGGCCATCGAGGTCCTCGTCTGGGCCGACGGCGGCGCCAAGCGCGTCTCCATCACCGACGCCACGGTGGCCTCCGCCCTGGCCGCCGCCGAGCTCACCCTCGGCGAGCACGACCGGGTCTCCCCCGCTCTGGGCAGCCAGCTCACGGTGGGCGACTCGATCAAGGTGTCCCGCGTCTCGGTGTCGCAGGAGACCCAGCAGGTCACCCTCGAGTTCGCCAGCACCCAGGTCCAGGACGCCACGCTGGCCAAGGGCGAGACCAAGGTGAAGACCAAGGGCGTCGCCGGCCTCCGCGAGGACGTCGTCGCGACGACCACGGTGGACGGCCAGGTCGAGGGGACCGAACTCGTCTCCCAGACCGTCGTGCGCGAGCCCGTCAACCAGGTGACCGCGGTCGGCACCAAGAAGGCCGAGGTCACCTCGCGCTCGTCCGAGCGGACGCCGGTGCCGGCGCCGGCCAAGACCACGACCAAGCCGAAGGCGTCCACGACCCCCAAGCCGGCCGCACCGAAGCCGACGACGCCCAAGCCCGAGACGTCCCAGCCGCCGGCCTCCGGCGGCGCGCTCGACCTGCGCCGCGCCGACATGTGGGACCGGATCGCCAAGTGCGAGTCGACCAACCGCTGGAACATCAACACCGGCAACGGCTACTACGGCGGCCTGCAGTTCGACCTGCCGACCTGGCGCTCGGTCGGCGGCACCGACTTCGCCGCCTACCCGCACCAGGCCTCCCGCGAGCAGCAGATCACCGTCGCGAACCGGCTCTACGACAAGCGCGGCCTGCAGCCTTGGGGCTGCCGCCACGCAGCCTGA
- the rpsK gene encoding 30S ribosomal protein S11: MATAGRTKAQAAAAKGKVRRKEKKNIVSGQAHIKSTFNNTIISITDPTGSVISWASAGTVGFKGSRKSTPFAAQMAAEAAGRRAMDHGMKRVDVFVKGPGSGRETAIRSLGALGLEIGPISDVTPVPHNGCRPPKRRRV; this comes from the coding sequence ATGGCTACTGCAGGCCGTACCAAGGCTCAGGCTGCCGCGGCGAAGGGCAAGGTCCGCCGCAAGGAGAAGAAGAACATCGTCTCCGGGCAGGCTCACATCAAGAGCACGTTCAACAACACCATCATCTCGATCACCGACCCCACCGGTTCTGTGATCTCCTGGGCGTCCGCCGGCACCGTCGGCTTCAAGGGCTCCCGCAAGTCGACCCCGTTCGCCGCCCAGATGGCCGCCGAGGCCGCCGGTCGTCGCGCCATGGACCATGGCATGAAGCGGGTCGACGTCTTCGTCAAGGGCCCCGGCTCCGGCCGTGAGACCGCCATCCGTTCGCTCGGCGCGCTGGGCCTGGAGATCGGTCCGATCTCCGACGTCACCCCCGTGCCGCACAACGGCTGCCGTCCGCCGAAGCGCCGCCGCGTCTGA
- the rpsM gene encoding 30S ribosomal protein S13 — MARLIGVDLPREKRLEIGLTYIFGIGRTRAKEILAATGISGDVRVKDLTDEQLVAMRDFIESSYETEGDLRRSVAADIRRKIEIGSYQGRRHRMGLPVHGQRTRTNARTRKGKKKAVAGKKKAR; from the coding sequence ATGGCACGTCTCATCGGAGTCGACCTCCCGCGCGAGAAGCGTCTGGAGATCGGCCTCACCTACATCTTCGGCATCGGTCGCACCCGTGCCAAGGAGATCCTGGCCGCCACCGGCATCAGCGGCGACGTCCGCGTGAAGGACCTGACCGACGAGCAGCTCGTCGCGATGCGTGACTTCATCGAATCCAGCTACGAGACCGAGGGTGATCTTCGTCGTAGCGTCGCCGCCGACATCCGTCGCAAGATCGAGATCGGCAGCTACCAGGGCCGTCGTCACCGCATGGGCCTCCCGGTCCATGGCCAGCGGACGCGGACCAATGCGCGCACGCGCAAGGGCAAGAAGAAGGCTGTCGCCGGCAAGAAGAAGGCCCGCTGA
- the rpsE gene encoding 30S ribosomal protein S5, giving the protein MANENANARGQRGQGGGERRGRDDRRGRDNREEKNQYLERVVTINRVAKVVQGGRRFSFTALVVVGDGDGTVGVGYGKAKEVPAAIAKGVEEAKKHFFRVPRIQGTIPHPVQGEKAAGVVLLRPASPGTGVIAGGSARAVLECAGISDVLAKSLGSANAINVVHATVEALQQLEEPEAVARRRGLPVEDVAPAALLKARKEGAA; this is encoded by the coding sequence ATGGCGAACGAAAACGCGAACGCCCGTGGCCAGCGCGGCCAGGGTGGTGGCGAGCGTCGCGGCCGCGATGATCGACGTGGCCGTGACAACCGCGAGGAGAAGAACCAGTACCTCGAGCGCGTCGTGACGATCAACCGCGTCGCGAAGGTCGTCCAGGGCGGCCGCCGCTTCAGCTTCACCGCGCTCGTCGTGGTGGGCGACGGTGACGGCACCGTGGGCGTCGGGTACGGCAAGGCCAAGGAGGTGCCCGCGGCGATCGCCAAGGGTGTCGAGGAGGCGAAGAAGCACTTCTTCCGCGTCCCGCGCATCCAGGGCACCATCCCGCACCCCGTCCAGGGCGAGAAGGCCGCCGGCGTCGTGCTGCTGCGTCCCGCGTCGCCGGGTACCGGTGTGATCGCCGGCGGTTCGGCCCGCGCCGTGCTGGAGTGCGCAGGCATCTCCGACGTGCTGGCCAAGTCGCTGGGTAGCGCCAACGCCATCAACGTGGTGCACGCCACGGTCGAGGCGCTGCAGCAGCTCGAGGAGCCGGAAGCGGTGGCTCGCCGCCGCGGCCTGCCCGTCGAGGACGTCGCTCCGGCGGCGCTGCTGAAGGCGCGGAAGGAGGGGGCCGCCTGA
- a CDS encoding type Z 30S ribosomal protein S14 encodes MAKTALKVKQARKPKFAVRAYTRCNKCGRPRSVYRKFGLCRVCLRDLAHRGELPGVTKSSW; translated from the coding sequence ATGGCTAAGACCGCTTTGAAGGTGAAGCAGGCGCGCAAGCCGAAGTTCGCCGTCCGCGCCTACACCCGCTGCAACAAGTGCGGGCGTCCGCGCTCCGTCTACCGCAAGTTCGGCCTGTGCCGCGTGTGTCTGCGCGACCTGGCCCACCGCGGTGAGCTGCCGGGCGTCACCAAGTCGTCCTGGTGA
- the rpmJ gene encoding 50S ribosomal protein L36 yields the protein MKVQPSVKKICDKCKVIRRHGRVMVICENPRHKQRQG from the coding sequence ATGAAGGTTCAGCCGAGCGTCAAGAAGATCTGCGACAAGTGCAAGGTCATCCGCCGGCACGGTCGCGTGATGGTGATCTGCGAGAACCCTCGCCACAAGCAGCGCCAGGGCTGA
- the rplF gene encoding 50S ribosomal protein L6, whose product MSRIGKLPITVPAGVEIKLEGQDVEIKGPKGTLNLTVAEPIKVGKNDAGEIEVTRPDDERESRSLHGLTRTLVNNMVIGVTQGYEKKLEIVGVGYRVISKGPQQLEFNLGFSHPVIIDAPEGVTFTVEKPTAFSVQGIDKQVVGEVAANIRKLRKPEPYKGKGVRYAGEHVRRKVGKAGK is encoded by the coding sequence ATGTCGCGTATTGGAAAGCTCCCCATCACGGTCCCGGCCGGTGTCGAGATCAAGCTCGAGGGGCAGGACGTCGAGATCAAGGGCCCCAAGGGGACCCTCAACCTCACCGTCGCCGAGCCCATCAAGGTCGGTAAGAACGACGCGGGGGAGATCGAGGTGACGCGCCCGGACGACGAGCGCGAGTCCCGGTCCCTCCACGGCCTGACGCGCACGCTGGTGAACAACATGGTCATCGGCGTCACCCAGGGCTACGAGAAGAAGCTGGAGATCGTCGGTGTCGGTTACCGCGTCATCAGCAAGGGCCCTCAGCAGCTGGAGTTCAACCTCGGATTCAGCCACCCGGTGATCATCGACGCCCCCGAGGGTGTCACCTTCACCGTGGAGAAGCCGACCGCGTTCTCGGTGCAGGGCATCGATAAGCAGGTTGTTGGCGAGGTTGCTGCCAACATCCGCAAGCTGCGCAAGCCGGAGCCCTACAAGGGCAAGGGCGTGCGATACGCCGGCGAGCACGTTCGCCGCAAGGTCGGAAAGGCTGGTAAGTGA
- the rplE gene encoding 50S ribosomal protein L5: MAESVKELPRLKQKYREEIRPALNEEFTYDNVMQIPGLVKIVVNMGVGEAARDSKVIDGAIRDITAITGQKPQVTKARKSIAQFKLREGMPIGCHVTLRGDRMWEFADRLLTLALPRIRDFRGLSARQFDGQGNYTFGLNEQVMFHEIDQDKIDRVRGMDITFVTSATNDDEGRALLKHLGFPFKAPENDPKKAVARKRAFTGSKSQIKKQMSRK, from the coding sequence ATGGCTGAGTCCGTCAAGGAACTGCCCCGCCTGAAGCAGAAGTACCGCGAGGAGATCCGCCCCGCGCTGAACGAAGAGTTCACCTACGACAACGTCATGCAGATCCCCGGTCTGGTGAAGATCGTGGTGAACATGGGTGTCGGCGAGGCGGCGCGTGACTCCAAGGTCATCGACGGCGCGATCCGCGACATCACGGCCATCACCGGCCAGAAGCCGCAGGTCACCAAGGCGCGCAAGTCCATCGCCCAGTTCAAGCTGCGTGAGGGCATGCCGATCGGCTGCCACGTCACGCTGCGCGGCGACCGGATGTGGGAGTTCGCCGACCGTCTGCTGACCCTGGCGCTGCCGCGCATCCGCGACTTCCGCGGTCTGTCGGCCCGCCAGTTCGACGGCCAGGGCAACTACACCTTCGGCCTGAACGAGCAGGTCATGTTCCACGAGATCGATCAGGACAAGATCGACCGCGTGCGCGGCATGGACATCACGTTCGTCACCTCCGCGACCAACGACGACGAGGGCCGGGCGCTGCTGAAGCACCTGGGCTTCCCGTTCAAGGCGCCGGAGAACGATCCGAAGAAGGCCGTCGCCCGCAAGCGCGCCTTCACCGGCTCCAAGAGCCAGATCAAGAAGCAGATGTCGAGGAAGTGA
- the secY gene encoding preprotein translocase subunit SecY: MLSAFVHAFRTPDLRRKILFTLAILAVFRIGSVIPAPNVNLQNINQCRIEATTGDAAGIYSMINLFSGGALLQLAIFALGIMPYITSSIILQLLTVVIPRLEALKKEGGAGQQKITQYTRYLTIVLAVMQSTAFVTMAITGQLFRGCDLPLVYDTSLFPIITMVLTMTAGTGIVMWLGELVTERGVGNGMSVMIFTQIAAAFPAQVWGIAMSRGTIEWNGLTLPNANGWLTFAAVIAVGALVMLGVIFVEQAQRRIPVQYAKRMVGRRLVGGSTTYIPMKVNQAGVIPVIFASSILYLPVMIAQFAPDNPVAAWINVNMAGSSVWHNLLMFLLIVAFAYFYVAITFNPEEVADNMKKYGGFIPGIRAGKPTEKYLAYVLSRLTAPGSLYLGLIALLPAFAFLFMGTSQQFPFGGTSILIVVGVGLDTVKQIQSQLQQRNYEGFLR, encoded by the coding sequence ATGCTCTCCGCCTTTGTCCACGCGTTCAGGACACCTGACCTGCGCAGGAAGATCCTGTTCACTTTGGCGATCCTCGCCGTGTTCCGCATCGGTTCGGTGATCCCCGCGCCGAACGTGAACCTGCAGAACATCAACCAGTGCCGCATCGAGGCGACCACCGGTGATGCGGCGGGCATCTACTCGATGATCAACCTGTTCTCGGGCGGTGCGCTGCTGCAGCTGGCGATCTTCGCGCTGGGCATCATGCCCTACATCACGTCGTCGATCATCCTGCAGTTGCTGACCGTGGTGATCCCGCGGCTGGAGGCGCTGAAGAAGGAGGGCGGCGCCGGCCAGCAGAAGATCACCCAGTACACCCGCTACCTCACGATCGTCCTGGCGGTCATGCAGTCCACGGCGTTCGTGACCATGGCCATCACGGGGCAGCTGTTCCGCGGCTGCGACCTGCCCCTGGTCTACGACACCAGCCTGTTCCCGATCATCACGATGGTGCTCACCATGACCGCCGGCACCGGCATCGTCATGTGGCTGGGCGAGCTCGTGACCGAGCGCGGCGTCGGCAACGGCATGTCGGTCATGATCTTCACCCAGATCGCCGCGGCGTTCCCCGCCCAGGTCTGGGGCATCGCGATGAGCCGCGGCACCATCGAGTGGAACGGACTGACCCTCCCGAACGCGAACGGCTGGCTGACGTTCGCCGCGGTGATCGCGGTGGGCGCGCTCGTCATGCTGGGCGTCATCTTCGTCGAGCAGGCCCAGCGCCGGATCCCCGTGCAGTACGCCAAGCGGATGGTGGGGCGCCGCCTGGTCGGCGGCAGCACGACCTACATCCCCATGAAGGTGAACCAGGCCGGCGTCATCCCCGTCATCTTCGCCAGCTCGATCCTGTACCTGCCGGTGATGATCGCGCAGTTCGCCCCCGACAACCCGGTGGCGGCGTGGATCAACGTCAACATGGCCGGCTCCTCGGTCTGGCACAACCTGCTCATGTTCCTGCTCATCGTGGCCTTCGCGTACTTCTACGTGGCGATCACGTTCAACCCCGAGGAGGTTGCCGACAACATGAAGAAGTACGGCGGCTTCATCCCGGGCATCCGGGCCGGCAAGCCCACCGAGAAGTACCTGGCCTACGTGCTGTCGCGGCTGACCGCCCCCGGCTCGCTGTACCTCGGCCTCATCGCGCTGCTCCCCGCGTTCGCGTTCCTGTTCATGGGGACCTCGCAGCAGTTCCCGTTCGGCGGCACCTCCATCCTCATCGTGGTGGGCGTCGGCCTCGACACGGTCAAGCAGATCCAGAGCCAGCTGCAGCAGCGTAACTACGAAGGATTCCTGCGGTGA
- the rplO gene encoding 50S ribosomal protein L15, which translates to MALKAHHLRPAPGAKTAKTRVGRGEGGKGGKTAGRGTKGTGARKNVPAAFEGGQMPLHMRLPKLRGFQNPFRVEYQVVNVGKLAELFPEGGKVTVADLVEKGAVRDGRLVKVLGSGDVSVKLEVEVNAYTTSAKEKIEAAGGTATQV; encoded by the coding sequence ATGGCGCTGAAGGCACATCACCTGCGCCCGGCGCCCGGCGCCAAGACGGCCAAGACCCGCGTGGGTCGCGGCGAGGGCGGCAAGGGCGGCAAGACCGCCGGCCGCGGCACCAAGGGCACCGGCGCGCGCAAGAACGTCCCCGCGGCGTTCGAGGGCGGCCAGATGCCGCTGCACATGCGGCTGCCGAAGCTGCGTGGGTTCCAGAACCCGTTCCGGGTCGAGTACCAGGTCGTGAACGTCGGCAAGCTGGCCGAGCTGTTCCCCGAGGGGGGCAAGGTCACGGTCGCGGATCTCGTCGAGAAGGGCGCCGTCCGTGACGGCCGCCTGGTCAAGGTCCTGGGCAGCGGCGACGTCTCCGTGAAGCTGGAGGTGGAGGTCAACGCCTACACCACCTCGGCGAAGGAGAAGATCGAGGCCGCGGGCGGCACCGCCACGCAGGTCTGA
- the infA gene encoding translation initiation factor IF-1 — protein sequence MAKKEGALEMEGTVVEALPNAMFRVELTNGHKVLATISGKMRQHYIRILPSDRVVVELSPYDLTRGRIVFRHR from the coding sequence ATGGCTAAGAAGGAAGGCGCCCTCGAGATGGAGGGCACCGTCGTCGAGGCTCTGCCCAACGCGATGTTCCGTGTGGAGCTCACGAACGGGCACAAGGTGCTGGCGACCATCAGTGGCAAGATGCGGCAGCACTACATCCGCATCCTCCCGTCTGACCGAGTGGTCGTCGAACTGTCCCCTTACGATCTCACCCGCGGCCGCATCGTTTTCCGGCACCGGTAG
- a CDS encoding DNA-directed RNA polymerase subunit alpha, which translates to MLIAQRPTLTEEVVDDYRSRFVIEPLEPGFGYTLGNSLRRTLLSSIPGAAVTSIKIEGNQHEFSTLPGVVEDVTEIILNIKQLVLSSEEDEPVVMYLRKNGAGAVTAADIAPPAGVEIHNPELHIATLNASGKIDMELVVERGRGYVSASQNKSPDSEIGRIPVDSIYSPVLKVTYKVEATRVEQRTDFDRLIVDVETKPAISPRDAVASAGKTLVELFGLARELNADAEGIEIGPSTIDEQYAADMALPVEELKLTMRSYNCLKREGIHTVSELVSRSEQDLLDIRNFGSKSIDEVKQRLAEMGLALKDSAPGFDPLAALSSYPEGDDFADDPDQF; encoded by the coding sequence ATGCTTATTGCACAGCGCCCGACGCTGACCGAAGAGGTCGTCGACGACTACCGCTCGCGGTTCGTCATCGAGCCCCTGGAGCCGGGCTTCGGCTACACCCTGGGCAACTCGCTGCGTCGTACCCTGCTGTCGTCGATCCCCGGCGCGGCCGTGACCTCGATCAAGATCGAGGGCAACCAGCACGAGTTCTCCACGCTCCCGGGCGTGGTCGAGGACGTCACCGAGATCATCCTCAACATCAAGCAGCTCGTGCTGTCGTCCGAGGAGGACGAGCCGGTCGTCATGTACCTGCGCAAGAACGGCGCCGGCGCCGTCACCGCGGCGGACATCGCGCCGCCGGCCGGTGTGGAGATCCACAACCCGGAGCTGCACATCGCCACGCTGAACGCGTCCGGCAAGATCGACATGGAGCTCGTCGTCGAGCGCGGCCGCGGCTACGTGTCGGCCAGCCAGAACAAGAGCCCCGACTCCGAGATCGGCCGCATCCCGGTCGACTCGATCTACAGCCCCGTGCTGAAGGTCACCTACAAGGTCGAGGCCACCCGCGTCGAGCAGCGCACCGACTTCGACCGGCTCATCGTCGATGTCGAGACCAAGCCGGCCATCTCGCCGCGCGACGCCGTGGCGTCCGCCGGCAAGACGCTGGTGGAGCTGTTCGGCCTGGCGCGCGAGCTCAACGCCGACGCCGAGGGCATCGAGATCGGCCCGTCCACGATCGACGAGCAGTACGCCGCCGACATGGCCCTGCCGGTGGAGGAGCTCAAGCTCACGATGCGCAGCTACAACTGCCTCAAGCGCGAGGGCATCCACACGGTGTCGGAGCTCGTGTCCCGCTCGGAGCAGGACCTGCTCGACATCCGCAACTTCGGCAGCAAGTCGATCGACGAGGTCAAGCAGCGTCTCGCCGAGATGGGGCTGGCGCTGAAGGACAGCGCGCCCGGGTTCGACCCGCTGGCGGCGCTGAGCAGCTACCCCGAAGGCGATGACTTCGCCGACGATCCCGATCAGTTCTGA
- a CDS encoding superoxide dismutase codes for MATYTLPELGYDFGALEPHISGEIMQLHYTKHHQAYVDGANTALDKLAAARESGDLANVNKLEKDLAFNLGGHINHSVFWKNMSPEGGGRPEGDVAAAIDEYFGGFEGFQKHFNETAKGLQGSGWSMLVWDTMGQRLNIQQLFDQQGNLPAGQLPILQLDMWEHAFYLQYKNVKADYVDAWWNVVNWDDVADRLAKARTVGELY; via the coding sequence ATGGCGACCTACACCCTTCCTGAACTCGGCTACGACTTCGGGGCGCTGGAGCCGCACATCTCCGGCGAGATCATGCAGCTTCACTACACCAAGCACCACCAGGCCTACGTGGACGGCGCGAACACGGCGCTGGACAAGCTCGCCGCCGCACGCGAGTCCGGCGACCTGGCCAACGTCAACAAGCTGGAGAAGGACCTCGCCTTCAACCTGGGCGGCCACATCAACCACTCGGTGTTCTGGAAGAACATGTCCCCCGAGGGCGGCGGTCGCCCCGAGGGCGACGTCGCAGCCGCGATCGACGAGTACTTCGGCGGCTTCGAGGGCTTCCAGAAGCACTTCAACGAGACCGCCAAGGGCCTGCAGGGCTCCGGCTGGTCGATGCTGGTGTGGGACACCATGGGGCAGCGCCTCAACATCCAGCAGCTGTTCGACCAGCAGGGCAACCTGCCGGCCGGCCAGCTCCCCATCCTGCAGCTCGACATGTGGGAGCACGCCTTCTACCTGCAGTACAAGAACGTGAAGGCCGACTACGTCGACGCCTGGTGGAACGTCGTGAACTGGGACGACGTCGCCGACCGGCTCGCCAAGGCCCGCACGGTCGGGGAGCTTTACTGA
- a CDS encoding adenylate kinase — protein MNLLIMGPPGAGKGTQAGGIADHYNIPTISTGQLFRDNIALGTALGKKIEALIAGGNLVSDEVTNEMVFDRLSKPDVRKSRGFLLDGYPRTLEQAAAFDKHLRAARMRLDGVVALTADPNSLTHRMLKRAEIEGRADDNEETIRKRIEVYGIETAPLLDLYGKRGLLIEVDADGSVEDVADRIRWALDARLGRK, from the coding sequence GTGAACCTCCTCATCATGGGTCCGCCCGGAGCGGGCAAGGGGACCCAGGCCGGCGGGATCGCCGACCACTACAACATCCCCACGATCTCCACGGGCCAGCTGTTCCGCGACAACATCGCGCTCGGCACGGCCCTGGGCAAAAAGATCGAGGCGCTCATCGCGGGCGGCAACCTGGTCTCCGACGAGGTCACCAACGAGATGGTCTTCGACCGGCTGTCCAAGCCGGACGTCCGCAAGAGCCGCGGCTTCCTCCTGGACGGCTACCCCCGCACCCTGGAGCAGGCGGCGGCGTTCGACAAGCACCTGCGGGCCGCGCGCATGCGCCTCGACGGCGTGGTCGCGCTGACGGCCGACCCGAACTCGCTGACGCACCGGATGCTCAAGCGCGCCGAGATCGAGGGTCGCGCCGACGACAACGAGGAGACCATCCGCAAGCGCATCGAGGTCTACGGCATCGAGACCGCACCGCTGCTCGACCTCTACGGCAAGCGCGGCCTCCTCATCGAGGTGGACGCCGACGGCAGCGTCGAGGACGTCGCCGACCGCATCCGGTGGGCGCTCGATGCGAGGCTCGGCCGCAAGTGA
- the rplR gene encoding 50S ribosomal protein L18 — protein MAISLSNNKGMAARTKARLRRQVRGRKSIFGTTERPRLVVTRSSRHIVAQIVDDTVGRTLASASSMEADVRAASGDKSEKAKQVGSLVAERAKKAGVENVVFDRAGNQYHGRIAALADGARESGLGF, from the coding sequence ATGGCTATCTCCCTGTCGAACAACAAGGGCATGGCTGCTCGCACCAAGGCGCGTCTGCGCCGTCAGGTGCGGGGACGCAAGTCGATCTTCGGGACGACCGAGCGTCCGCGCCTGGTGGTCACCCGCAGCTCGCGACACATCGTGGCGCAGATCGTCGACGACACCGTCGGTCGCACCCTCGCCTCGGCGTCCAGCATGGAGGCCGACGTGCGTGCGGCGTCCGGCGACAAGAGCGAGAAGGCCAAGCAGGTCGGCTCGCTCGTGGCCGAGCGGGCCAAGAAGGCGGGCGTGGAGAACGTCGTGTTCGACCGCGCCGGCAACCAGTACCACGGACGGATCGCTGCGCTGGCTGACGGCGCACGCGAGTCCGGCCTCGGATTCTGA